Proteins from a genomic interval of Burkholderiales bacterium:
- a CDS encoding formate dehydrogenase subunit gamma, producing MKNASVWARLLVALVFLVLPQFALSQQKSETQQGAAQQPGAAQGQPAEMQRQKSQPLNNAPMWRDVRSGDVNAYQTTQVRGPETNVLIQTEGEMWRRVRNGPITVYGGWLMVGVFLVILAFFWWRGKIALQEPRTGRLIVRFTPWERVVHWSVAITFLILAVSGIFMLFGRYVLLPIFGYSIFSALTILGKNLHNFVGPLFVVCTVVMFVVFVHDNLPRAYDWQWLRKAGGMVSGEHVPSGKFNAGEKAWFWFGVTVLGIIVSASGLVLDFPNFGQTRETMQWANVVHAIAAVIYMAISLGHIYLGTIGLEGSYDAMRHGVVDETWAKEHHEIWYRDVMARRDRVAPAGSAPTTAPAAAMEEGWKK from the coding sequence ATGAAAAACGCGAGCGTGTGGGCGCGACTTCTCGTCGCGCTCGTGTTCCTGGTTCTTCCCCAGTTCGCGCTGTCACAGCAGAAGAGCGAAACCCAGCAGGGTGCCGCGCAGCAGCCCGGCGCCGCGCAGGGACAGCCCGCCGAGATGCAGCGGCAGAAGAGCCAGCCGCTGAACAATGCCCCGATGTGGCGCGACGTGCGCAGCGGCGACGTCAACGCCTACCAGACGACGCAGGTGCGCGGGCCCGAGACCAACGTCCTCATCCAGACCGAAGGCGAGATGTGGCGCCGGGTGCGCAACGGTCCGATCACGGTCTACGGGGGCTGGCTCATGGTCGGGGTGTTCCTCGTGATCCTGGCGTTCTTCTGGTGGCGCGGCAAGATCGCGCTGCAGGAGCCCAGGACAGGCAGGCTGATCGTGCGTTTCACGCCGTGGGAGCGCGTGGTGCACTGGTCGGTGGCGATCACCTTCCTGATACTCGCGGTCAGCGGCATCTTCATGCTGTTCGGGCGCTACGTGCTGCTGCCGATCTTCGGCTATTCGATCTTCTCGGCGCTGACGATCCTCGGCAAGAACCTGCACAACTTCGTCGGCCCGCTGTTCGTCGTGTGCACCGTGGTGATGTTCGTCGTCTTCGTGCACGACAACCTCCCGCGCGCCTACGACTGGCAGTGGCTGCGCAAGGCCGGCGGGATGGTGAGCGGCGAGCACGTGCCGTCCGGCAAGTTCAACGCGGGCGAGAAAGCGTGGTTCTGGTTCGGCGTGACCGTGCTCGGGATCATCGTGAGCGCGAGCGGCCTCGTGCTCGACTTCCCGAACTTCGGCCAGACCCGCGAGACCATGCAGTGGGCGAACGTCGTGCACGCGATTGCGGCGGTGATCTACATGGCGATCTCGCTGGGGCACATCTATCTCGGCACGATCGGGCTGGAAGGCTCGTACGACGCGATGCGCCACGGCGTGGTCGACGAGACCTGGGCGAAAGAGCACCACGAGATCTGGTACCGCGACGTGATGGCGCGCAGGGATCGCGTGGCGCCGGCGGGCTCGGCGCCGACGACCGCACCGGCGGCGGCGATGGAGGAGGGATGGAAAAAATGA
- a CDS encoding formate dehydrogenase has translation PQFPQDGAFGLRGKMDKCTFCAGGPEQDHSADEFRKYGRNRLAEGKLPACAEMCSTKALLGGDGDVIADIYRQRVFTRGKGSEVWGWGTAYGAPGAPGAPQSAPPGQTQPQQGPKS, from the coding sequence GCCGCAGTTCCCGCAGGACGGCGCGTTCGGCCTGCGCGGCAAGATGGACAAGTGCACCTTCTGCGCGGGCGGTCCGGAGCAGGACCACAGCGCGGACGAGTTCAGGAAATACGGTCGCAACCGTCTCGCCGAAGGCAAGCTTCCTGCGTGCGCCGAGATGTGCTCGACCAAGGCGCTGCTGGGCGGCGACGGCGACGTCATCGCGGACATCTACCGCCAGCGCGTGTTCACGCGCGGCAAGGGCAGCGAAGTATGGGGCTGGGGCACCGCCTATGGTGCGCCCGGCGCCCCGGGCGCTCCGCAATCGGCGCCCCCCGGCCAGACGCAGCCTCAGCAGGGGCCGAAATCGTGA